A portion of the Luxibacter massiliensis genome contains these proteins:
- a CDS encoding TnpV protein, with protein MAKTIFEEMGGTYVRQGDYDLPCLSLPTEKENKPIGVWGQRHLHYLKQHRRVLYTNLLTSGKLNSYLADIDAQAEDMFLRLVEQMVKREGVTEQLKMENQMEWVRLMNNIRHRAMEIVNHDVIYA; from the coding sequence ATGGCAAAGACGATTTTTGAAGAAATGGGCGGCACTTATGTACGGCAGGGAGATTATGATCTCCCTTGCCTGTCCTTACCCACCGAAAAAGAAAACAAACCTATTGGAGTATGGGGACAGCGGCATTTGCACTATCTTAAACAGCACCGCAGAGTGCTTTACACCAACCTGCTCACAAGCGGTAAGCTGAACAGTTATCTTGCCGATATTGACGCACAGGCGGAAGATATGTTCCTTCGGCTGGTAGAGCAGATGGTAAAACGTGAGGGAGTGACCGAGCAGCTAAAGATGGAAAATCAAATGGAATGGGTTCGGTTAATGAACAATATTCGGCACAGGGCGATGGAGATTGTAAATCATGATGTTATTTACGCATAA
- a CDS encoding AAA family ATPase: MAELKIISMDEVQSKEVNWLWYPYIPYGKITIIQGDPGEGKTTLVLRLAALLSKGEALPYDDTEREPVKIIYQTAEDGLEDTIKPRLEAAEADCTQIKVIDESEAALSMLDERIEKAIIEVGARVVILDPIQAYVGANINMNNANEVRNVMAQLGRIAEKYDCAVLLVGHMNKGSGNKSSYRGLGSIDFQATARSVLIVGRIKDNPQVRVMVQDKSSLAPEGEAIAFELDKENGFRWLGHYDISVDDLLSGIPREKKSEQAENLILEYLSKGKYPQQALLKKAQAVGISKRVLDEAKKALNVQSVKEGSQWYWQLPEKTK; encoded by the coding sequence ATGGCTGAACTGAAAATCATCAGTATGGATGAAGTCCAGAGCAAGGAAGTGAACTGGCTCTGGTATCCGTATATCCCATATGGAAAAATCACGATCATTCAGGGCGATCCCGGCGAGGGAAAAACAACTTTGGTTTTGAGGCTGGCGGCGCTGCTCTCCAAAGGAGAAGCACTGCCCTATGACGATACCGAGCGTGAGCCTGTGAAGATCATCTATCAAACTGCCGAGGACGGACTGGAAGATACCATCAAGCCAAGATTAGAGGCAGCCGAGGCAGACTGTACGCAAATTAAAGTCATAGACGAATCGGAAGCCGCACTCAGTATGCTGGATGAGCGCATTGAAAAGGCAATCATAGAAGTCGGCGCAAGGGTAGTAATCCTTGATCCTATTCAGGCGTATGTCGGTGCGAATATCAATATGAACAACGCCAACGAAGTCCGCAATGTAATGGCGCAGCTTGGACGAATCGCAGAAAAATATGATTGTGCCGTTTTACTTGTTGGTCATATGAATAAGGGAAGCGGAAATAAATCTTCTTACCGTGGACTTGGTTCCATTGACTTTCAAGCAACCGCACGGAGCGTTCTGATTGTTGGCAGAATTAAAGATAACCCGCAGGTTAGGGTGATGGTGCAGGACAAGTCCTCCCTTGCTCCTGAAGGGGAAGCGATTGCTTTTGAGCTGGACAAGGAAAACGGATTTCGCTGGCTCGGTCATTACGATATTTCAGTTGACGATTTGTTAAGCGGTATTCCGAGAGAAAAGAAATCTGAGCAGGCGGAAAATTTAATTCTTGAGTATCTTTCAAAGGGCAAATATCCGCAGCAGGCATTGCTGAAAAAAGCACAGGCGGTGGGTATCTCCAAGCGTGTGCTGGACGAGGCAAAGAAAGCGCTGAATGTCCAATCGGTTAAGGAAGGTAGTCAGTGGTACTGGCAGCTTCCCGAAAAAACAAAATAA
- a CDS encoding IS1182 family transposase, translating into MRLNKILQKDYTLSSLYYQIKLPLDVEILIPADDPVRLLSAFVEGMELSDLYQTYGKIKKNQATPKQLFKIMVYASMNRIYSSRDIETACRRDINFMYLLEGKPVPDHATFARFISLHFAQCSKNILADVTEFLYSLGEISGKSIFIDGTKIESVANKYTFVWRKAVTKNQAKLLDKILVLVEECETLYGFRIVHNGNVSLHTLKRLRKKLYRIKQEEGILFSYGSGRRKTRLQKSLETLESYIAKLKEYNQKLHICGERNSYSKTDPDATFMRMKEDAMLNGQLKPAYNLQHGVDSEYITWLDISARPTDTRTLIPFLKDMECYLPFKYQEIVADAGYESEENYLFLEENGQLSYIKPQNYEISKTRKYRKNIGRMENMEYDKEADCYYCKNGQALTAQYEKKEKTASGYRRTVTVYRSSNCSGCPYKTECIKGNNCKTPMKDRQKVLYVSKKMKEKRRETLERITSDYGTQLRMNRSIQAEGSFANIKEDMGFRRYLYRGKANVTAQSILLAIGYNMNKLHHKIQGERTGQHLFPLKEHA; encoded by the coding sequence ATGCGACTAAATAAAATCTTACAGAAAGATTATACTCTATCTTCTCTGTATTATCAAATCAAACTTCCGCTGGATGTGGAGATTTTGATTCCAGCAGATGATCCGGTCCGCCTTCTGAGTGCATTTGTGGAGGGAATGGAACTCAGCGATCTTTATCAGACTTATGGAAAGATAAAGAAAAATCAGGCGACACCGAAGCAGCTGTTTAAGATCATGGTCTACGCCAGCATGAACCGAATCTATTCCAGCCGGGATATCGAAACCGCATGCCGCAGAGATATCAATTTCATGTATCTTTTGGAGGGAAAACCCGTACCTGATCACGCAACCTTTGCCCGTTTTATTTCTCTTCATTTCGCACAATGCTCAAAAAACATATTAGCCGATGTAACGGAATTCTTATATTCCCTTGGAGAAATCTCAGGAAAAAGTATCTTTATTGATGGGACAAAAATCGAATCCGTCGCGAACAAATATACTTTTGTCTGGAGAAAGGCTGTTACGAAAAATCAGGCAAAACTTTTGGATAAAATCCTTGTCCTCGTAGAAGAATGTGAAACTCTTTACGGATTCAGAATTGTTCATAATGGGAACGTTTCCCTTCACACTTTAAAAAGACTGCGTAAAAAACTTTACAGGATCAAGCAGGAGGAGGGGATTCTCTTTTCTTATGGATCCGGACGACGAAAAACTCGCCTTCAGAAATCATTAGAAACCCTGGAAAGTTACATAGCAAAACTGAAAGAATACAACCAAAAGCTCCATATCTGTGGAGAGCGCAACAGTTATTCCAAAACCGATCCAGATGCGACTTTTATGCGGATGAAGGAAGATGCGATGCTCAACGGGCAGCTCAAACCAGCGTATAATCTTCAGCATGGAGTGGATTCAGAATACATCACATGGCTGGATATCAGTGCACGGCCTACAGATACAAGAACACTGATCCCGTTTTTGAAAGATATGGAATGCTACCTTCCGTTTAAATATCAGGAGATTGTAGCGGATGCAGGATATGAAAGTGAAGAAAACTATCTGTTTTTGGAAGAGAATGGTCAGCTATCCTATATCAAACCGCAAAACTATGAGATTTCCAAAACCCGAAAATATCGGAAGAATATCGGACGTATGGAAAACATGGAGTATGATAAGGAAGCGGACTGTTATTACTGCAAAAATGGACAGGCGCTGACAGCCCAGTATGAGAAGAAAGAAAAGACAGCCAGCGGTTACCGGAGAACGGTTACCGTATATCGGAGCAGCAACTGCAGTGGATGTCCTTACAAAACCGAATGTATAAAGGGGAATAACTGTAAAACGCCAATGAAAGACCGCCAGAAAGTACTGTATGTTTCGAAAAAAATGAAAGAGAAACGCCGGGAGACACTGGAACGGATCACCAGTGATTACGGGACCCAGCTACGGATGAACCGAAGCATCCAGGCGGAAGGAAGTTTTGCAAACATCAAAGAGGATATGGGATTCAGACGATATCTGTATCGTGGGAAGGCAAATGTAACCGCCCAGAGTATCCTGTTGGCAATTGGATATAACATGAATAAACTTCACCATAAAATCCAGGGGGAAAGGACAGGTCAGCATTTATTTCCGCTCAAAGAACACGCCTGA
- a CDS encoding ATP-binding protein, producing MIHGHSKIRNKGIANIFSQMGLVEAWGSGIKGIFNAAEEYGLPKPRFQEFDNMFRVELFRSSFPMTNEKENIGEASEKHRR from the coding sequence ATGATACATGGTCATTCTAAGATCCGGAATAAGGGAATTGCCAATATATTCAGCCAGATGGGACTTGTTGAAGCATGGGGAAGCGGAATAAAAGGAATCTTTAATGCGGCAGAAGAGTATGGACTTCCAAAGCCGAGATTTCAGGAATTCGATAATATGTTTCGGGTAGAGCTGTTCCGTAGTTCATTTCCGATGACAAATGAAAAAGAAAACATCGGAGAAGCATCGGAGAAACATCGGCGGTAG
- a CDS encoding site-specific integrase: MPVFKNEDNGTWYVMARYVNWKGERKQKCKRGFATKKEAQEWERMFQLQNSSDLDMSFEAFTELYIRDVKNRLKENTWLTKEHIIRTKILPFFGKLKISEITTKEIITWQNEMLAYRDEKKKSYSQTYLKTLHNQLSAIFNHAVRYYELRSNPAAKVGNMGSEEHREMLFWTKEEYKKFAFEMMDKPVSFYAFEMLYWCGIREGELLALTPADFDFDKETVTINKSYQRLHGEDVITTPKTKKSNRTIKMPHFLCEEMQEYLGMLYGLKKKDRIFTITKSYLHHEMDRGAKAAGVKRIRIHDLRHSHISLLIDMGFSAVAIADRVGHESIEITYQYAHLFPSKQTEMAERLDDLGKGDFENVS, translated from the coding sequence ATGCCAGTATTCAAAAATGAGGACAACGGCACTTGGTATGTGATGGCTCGCTATGTGAACTGGAAAGGCGAACGCAAGCAGAAATGCAAGCGTGGGTTTGCTACAAAGAAAGAAGCGCAGGAATGGGAGCGAATGTTCCAGTTGCAGAATTCCTCTGACCTTGATATGAGCTTTGAGGCTTTTACAGAACTGTATATCCGAGATGTGAAAAATCGACTGAAAGAAAACACTTGGCTGACAAAGGAGCATATTATCCGCACGAAGATACTGCCTTTTTTCGGTAAACTGAAAATCAGCGAGATTACCACAAAAGAAATCATCACTTGGCAGAATGAAATGCTTGCCTATCGTGACGAGAAGAAAAAGTCTTATTCACAGACCTATCTGAAAACGCTGCATAACCAGCTTTCCGCTATCTTCAACCACGCTGTGCGCTATTACGAGTTGCGCTCCAATCCAGCCGCAAAGGTAGGAAATATGGGAAGTGAGGAACACAGGGAAATGCTGTTCTGGACGAAAGAGGAATACAAGAAGTTTGCCTTTGAGATGATGGACAAGCCTGTTTCCTTTTACGCCTTTGAAATGCTTTACTGGTGTGGTATCCGTGAGGGCGAGCTGTTGGCGCTGACGCCTGCGGACTTCGATTTTGACAAGGAAACGGTCACGATCAATAAGTCCTATCAGCGTCTGCACGGGGAAGATGTGATTACCACGCCGAAAACAAAGAAAAGCAACCGCACCATTAAAATGCCGCATTTTCTTTGTGAAGAAATGCAGGAATATCTCGGTATGCTCTACGGACTCAAAAAGAAAGACCGTATCTTTACGATAACGAAAAGCTACCTTCATCACGAGATGGACAGAGGGGCGAAAGCCGCAGGCGTGAAGCGTATCCGCATTCACGACTTACGGCACAGTCACATCAGTTTGCTGATCGATATGGGATTTTCGGCGGTGGCGATTGCCGATCGTGTAGGACATGAAAGCATTGAAATCACTTATCAGTACGCCCATCTGTTCCCGTCCAAACAGACGGAAATGGCGGAGCGATTAGACGATTTAGGGAAAGGGGATTTTGAAAATGTCAGCTAA
- a CDS encoding IS3 family transposase has translation MIFLALKTEDGRITGKISFYCRMLGISRQGFYKYLANKDRPWKYQDLADAMKEIISEDECNDTYGRIRMYQALLLKQPEGVHIPSERTVYRVMDQIGLSHRPKRKPNGLTKADREAMKSDDLLKRDFHSDAPLEKCITDITEIPARNGKLYVSAIFDCFDLSVLGLSMGTNMKADLCIQTLENALTAYPALEGAIIHSDRGTQYTSESYRQTIREHHIHQSMNSAGGRCHDNARCESMWARMKTELLYDRYDTRQMTVEELKALIWRYFLSYWNNRRICSANGGLPPMIKRRQYYEDLELVA, from the coding sequence ATGATCTTTCTCGCTTTGAAAACAGAGGACGGCAGGATTACCGGAAAAATTTCATTTTATTGCCGGATGCTTGGTATCAGCCGGCAGGGCTTCTATAAATATCTCGCAAACAAAGACCGTCCATGGAAGTACCAGGATCTGGCGGATGCCATGAAAGAAATCATCAGTGAGGATGAATGTAACGATACTTATGGACGGATCCGGATGTATCAGGCGCTGTTGCTGAAGCAGCCGGAGGGCGTACATATACCCAGTGAACGGACCGTATACCGGGTTATGGATCAGATCGGCCTGAGCCATCGGCCAAAGAGAAAGCCGAATGGACTTACAAAGGCAGACCGGGAAGCCATGAAATCGGATGATCTGTTGAAGCGGGATTTCCATTCAGATGCCCCATTAGAAAAATGTATTACAGATATCACGGAGATTCCGGCGCGCAATGGGAAACTGTATGTATCTGCGATTTTCGACTGCTTTGATCTTAGCGTCCTCGGTCTGTCAATGGGGACAAACATGAAAGCAGATCTGTGTATCCAAACACTGGAAAATGCCCTGACTGCATATCCCGCATTGGAAGGAGCGATCATCCACAGTGACCGTGGGACACAGTATACCAGTGAGTCTTACCGCCAGACCATCCGGGAGCACCACATCCACCAAAGCATGAACAGTGCAGGAGGACGCTGCCATGATAATGCACGCTGTGAGAGTATGTGGGCCAGAATGAAGACAGAGCTCCTTTATGACCGCTATGACACAAGGCAGATGACGGTAGAGGAATTAAAGGCGCTCATTTGGAGATACTTCCTCAGCTACTGGAATAACCGGAGGATCTGCTCTGCCAATGGCGGGCTTCCTCCCATGATAAAACGCAGACAGTATTATGAGGATTTGGAACTGGTAGCATAG
- a CDS encoding plasmid mobilization protein, translating into MSAKNRDNKNRWRNITVGFRVSPEENECINKAVALSGLPKQEYCYRRCLNQDVVVQGNPRVYKALKQELAAVLAELQRIEAGNGVDDELLDVIELIAIILGGLKGEEQNE; encoded by the coding sequence ATGTCAGCTAAGAACAGAGACAACAAAAACCGTTGGAGAAATATCACGGTGGGATTTCGGGTATCACCCGAAGAAAATGAATGCATTAACAAGGCGGTCGCCTTATCGGGATTGCCGAAGCAGGAATATTGTTACCGCCGCTGTCTCAATCAGGATGTGGTCGTGCAGGGCAATCCGAGGGTGTACAAGGCTCTGAAACAGGAACTTGCCGCTGTCCTTGCGGAACTACAAAGGATTGAAGCGGGAAACGGTGTAGATGATGAACTGCTCGATGTTATTGAACTAATCGCCATTATTCTTGGTGGCTTGAAAGGAGAGGAACAGAATGAATAA
- a CDS encoding HTH domain-containing protein, translating to MWRTDLNDTQQKIIKLLSEDHQLSAVKLAEKIGVASRNIENNIKKLKEYGILIRHGSPKNGYWEIVDKDLQE from the coding sequence GTGTGGAGAACAGACCTCAACGATACACAGCAAAAGATTATAAAGTTGCTTTCAGAAGATCATCAATTATCAGCGGTCAAGTTAGCTGAGAAAATCGGGGTTGCCAGTCGAAATATTGAGAACAATATTAAGAAGTTAAAAGAGTATGGTATTCTTATAAGACATGGATCTCCAAAGAATGGTTACTGGGAGATTGTGGATAAAGATCTACAGGAGTGA
- a CDS encoding plasmid recombination protein has product MPKGDFSVARVEKRTRASVGKFERHIERKNESYENMNVDLSRTPLNVYFQSCGELTYNEYLDRLIADGVVSLKGLKADATVFNEMILDVNTDYFERNGGYDFACRFYEEAFHFAEKLYGKDNIISAVMHADELNVAMTEKYGKPIYHYHLHIMTLPVVDKEVRWSKRCKDPALVGTVKEVIHQVSHSKKWKSEKELDENGNPVLNSKGKPVYRASYSILQDKFYEYMKEAGFEGFDRGERGSTAENLTSLGYKIQQDEKRLADIEQKIAAEQVRYNDNHKAFMTFAEIDSSGKKSFTGKYTVSAEDYEKLTTLARRCYSTESEAQRLREENRSLSRQIWSLQSEVSKLRTALRELTEKCRPYLEALKIAPQKVKEFISGILEKFKKQEKSIYYEPIPAHEQQSPERGKRSKNKDYER; this is encoded by the coding sequence ATGCCGAAGGGAGATTTCAGCGTCGCCCGTGTGGAAAAGCGGACGAGAGCGAGCGTTGGAAAGTTTGAAAGGCACATCGAGCGAAAAAATGAAAGCTATGAAAATATGAATGTTGACCTATCCCGCACACCGCTGAATGTTTACTTTCAAAGCTGCGGCGAGCTGACCTACAACGAATATCTGGACAGGCTGATTGCCGACGGGGTGGTATCCTTAAAGGGGCTAAAAGCGGATGCGACGGTCTTTAACGAGATGATATTGGATGTGAATACCGACTACTTCGAGAGAAACGGCGGTTATGATTTCGCCTGCCGTTTCTATGAAGAAGCGTTCCATTTTGCAGAGAAGTTATACGGGAAAGACAATATTATTTCCGCAGTTATGCACGCTGATGAGCTGAATGTTGCCATGACAGAAAAGTACGGAAAGCCGATTTATCACTATCATCTGCACATTATGACGCTGCCCGTTGTGGATAAAGAGGTGCGCTGGTCGAAGCGCTGTAAAGACCCGGCGCTGGTAGGAACTGTGAAAGAAGTGATCCATCAGGTTAGCCATTCAAAGAAATGGAAATCGGAAAAAGAGTTGGACGAAAACGGAAATCCCGTACTAAACAGTAAGGGAAAACCCGTCTACCGTGCTTCGTACAGCATTTTACAGGATAAGTTTTACGAATATATGAAAGAAGCAGGATTTGAGGGCTTTGACCGTGGCGAGAGAGGGAGTACAGCAGAAAATCTGACTTCGCTTGGGTATAAAATCCAGCAGGACGAAAAAAGGCTGGCGGATATTGAACAGAAGATTGCCGCTGAACAAGTCCGATATAACGACAACCACAAGGCGTTTATGACCTTTGCGGAGATTGACAGCTCCGGCAAAAAGTCTTTCACGGGCAAATATACGGTATCAGCTGAAGACTATGAAAAGCTGACAACGCTGGCAAGGCGCTGTTACTCGACGGAATCTGAAGCGCAGCGGTTGAGAGAGGAAAACAGAAGCTTGTCCCGTCAAATCTGGTCGCTGCAAAGCGAGGTTTCAAAGTTAAGAACTGCGCTGCGGGAGCTGACCGAAAAGTGCAGACCATACCTTGAGGCATTAAAGATTGCGCCACAAAAGGTCAAGGAGTTTATCAGCGGTATTCTTGAAAAATTCAAAAAGCAAGAAAAAAGTATTTATTATGAGCCGATTCCAGCTCATGAACAACAGTCACCAGAGCGTGGAAAACGCTCTAAAAATAAAGATTACGAAAGGTAG
- a CDS encoding transposase, with product MARKYDHEYKVQAVKLAKEIGGAKAAKELGIPEGTIHTWLKAVRAGKLDVGEGSHTPASAMSLSEEITMLRKRVKEQDKEIRRLKEENEFLEEASAFFAASRRKSAKTRE from the coding sequence GTGGCACGTAAATATGACCATGAATACAAAGTACAGGCAGTGAAACTTGCCAAAGAAATCGGCGGCGCTAAGGCTGCTAAAGAATTAGGAATCCCTGAAGGAACCATCCATACATGGCTGAAAGCTGTAAGAGCTGGTAAGCTGGATGTTGGGGAAGGTTCCCATACCCCTGCCAGTGCAATGAGCCTGTCAGAAGAAATTACCATGCTGCGTAAGCGGGTGAAGGAGCAGGATAAAGAAATCCGCCGCCTGAAGGAAGAAAATGAATTTCTGGAGGAAGCCAGCGCTTTTTTCGCCGCCAGCCGTCGGAAGTCAGCAAAAACCAGAGAATGA
- a CDS encoding LysR family transcriptional regulator, producing MENRFIRADDVARELDVSKPYAYKLIRQLNEELKAKGFVTIAGRVNRQYFYERLYGAGKEMK from the coding sequence ATGGAAAACAGATTTATCCGTGCCGATGATGTGGCACGGGAGCTTGATGTATCAAAGCCTTATGCTTACAAACTTATCCGACAATTAAATGAAGAATTGAAAGCAAAGGGTTTTGTTACGATTGCAGGACGTGTCAACCGCCAGTATTTTTATGAAAGGCTCTACGGAGCAGGAAAGGAGATGAAGTAA
- a CDS encoding helix-turn-helix domain-containing protein, whose translation MAIGERIHFFRLMRGMTQKYLGTAVGFPERSADVRLAQYETGSRKPKADLTAALAQVLDVSPQALDIPDIDSYIGLMHTLFTLEDIYGLTVSEADGEVCLKVNKDKDKDAAELLKMLYAWKEQTDKLSAGEISKDDYDRWRYYYPKYDTTQLWAKIPSQELSDTLVEAFQDKLKKGK comes from the coding sequence ATGGCGATTGGCGAAAGAATACATTTTTTCAGACTTATGCGTGGAATGACACAGAAGTATCTCGGTACTGCTGTCGGCTTCCCCGAAAGAAGTGCTGATGTCCGTTTGGCACAGTATGAAACAGGCTCACGCAAGCCGAAAGCAGACTTAACCGCCGCATTAGCACAGGTACTCGATGTTTCTCCGCAGGCTCTTGATATTCCCGACATTGACAGCTACATCGGACTTATGCACACCTTATTTACCCTTGAGGACATTTACGGCCTGACTGTCAGCGAAGCAGACGGCGAAGTCTGTCTGAAAGTCAACAAGGATAAAGACAAGGACGCTGCCGAATTGCTGAAAATGCTCTATGCTTGGAAAGAGCAGACTGACAAGCTCTCTGCCGGTGAAATCAGCAAGGACGATTACGACCGCTGGCGTTACTACTATCCGAAATACGATACCACGCAGCTCTGGGCGAAAATCCCTTCGCAAGAGTTAAGCGATACGCTGGTAGAGGCATTTCAGGACAAGCTCAAAAAAGGCAAATAA
- the bcrD gene encoding bacitracin resistance undecaprenyl-diphosphatase BcrD, translating into MVLDFIEILKVIFLGIVEGITEWLPISSTGHMILVDEFITLNMSEAFKEMFFVVIQLGAILAVVVMFWNKMFPFQFKNKAQSIVKKDTFSLWFKVAVACVPSAIMGILFDDYLDAYLQTPIVISIMLIFYGLLFILIENWNKKRTPTTMALSDISYKTAILIGAFQVLSLIPGTSRSGATIIGALLIGVSRVAAAEFTFFLAVPTMLGASAFKLLKFGFEFTSAELLALVLGMAVAFAVSVLVIKFLMNFIKKHDFKVFGWYRIVLGILVVLIKS; encoded by the coding sequence ATGGTACTTGATTTTATAGAAATTTTAAAAGTTATTTTTCTTGGAATTGTTGAGGGTATTACTGAGTGGCTACCTATCAGCAGCACAGGACATATGATTCTTGTGGACGAATTTATCACACTTAATATGAGCGAAGCATTTAAAGAAATGTTTTTTGTTGTTATTCAACTTGGAGCTATACTCGCAGTGGTTGTAATGTTTTGGAACAAGATGTTTCCCTTTCAATTTAAGAACAAAGCACAGTCAATTGTTAAAAAGGATACTTTCTCGTTGTGGTTCAAGGTTGCGGTAGCTTGTGTACCGTCAGCTATTATGGGGATTCTATTTGATGATTATTTGGATGCTTACCTCCAAACCCCCATTGTGATTTCAATCATGTTAATCTTTTATGGTTTGTTATTCATTCTCATAGAAAATTGGAATAAAAAGCGTACTCCTACTACTATGGCACTTTCTGACATCAGCTATAAAACAGCAATCTTGATAGGGGCATTTCAAGTGTTATCACTTATACCCGGCACATCACGGTCGGGAGCAACGATTATAGGTGCTTTACTCATAGGAGTTTCACGAGTGGCAGCAGCAGAGTTTACTTTTTTCCTCGCAGTACCTACTATGCTTGGAGCAAGTGCTTTTAAGCTGTTAAAATTCGGGTTTGAATTTACAAGTGCAGAACTGCTCGCTCTTGTTCTCGGTATGGCTGTGGCATTTGCGGTATCTGTCTTAGTAATTAAATTCCTAATGAACTTTATCAAAAAACATGATTTTAAGGTGTTTGGTTGGTATCGAATTGTGCTTGGTATACTTGTTGTACTTATAAAATCTTAA
- a CDS encoding helix-turn-helix domain-containing protein: MIVYMDLENLLKEKNISKNKLCEACNLQRTQLNNYCKNKVTRIDFTILAKLCEFLDCTPNDILKLK, translated from the coding sequence ATGATTGTATATATGGATTTGGAAAATCTACTTAAAGAAAAGAATATCAGCAAAAATAAGCTTTGTGAAGCCTGTAATTTACAGCGCACACAGCTTAACAACTACTGCAAAAATAAAGTAACCAGGATTGACTTCACAATACTTGCAAAACTCTGTGAATTTCTGGACTGCACACCGAATGATATACTGAAATTAAAGTAG